A region from the Coffea eugenioides isolate CCC68of chromosome 9, Ceug_1.0, whole genome shotgun sequence genome encodes:
- the LOC113783490 gene encoding berberine bridge enzyme-like 8, with protein MRNLSIILASFLFSTVVAISFAASDHSVHQTFVQCLQKHSSPNISAVIYTPNNSSFPTVLQAYIRNLRFNESTTRKPFLILTALDVSHIQAAIICAKAQGLQMKTRSGGHDYEGVSYISEVPFFILDLFNIRSISVNIEEETAWVQVGATLGEVYYRIYEKSKVHGFPAGVCPTVGVGGHFSGGGYGNMMRKYGLSVDNIIDAQIIGVNGRILDRAAMGEDLFWAITGGGASSFGVALAYKINLVRVPPKVTVFRVERTYEQNATFLVHRWQEVADKLDNDIFIRMIIDVVNNNRTGGKTIRSAFFTLFLGDSARLLSLMNESFPELGLRQSDCMEMSWAESVIYYTSFPLGTPVDMLLSRVPQVLTHLKRKSDYLKKPMPIEGIEFIFKKMIELQTPVLTFNPYGGRMAEIPASAKPFPHRAGNIAKIQYATNWDQNGVQTAEYYINLTRALHKYMTPFVSKFPREAFLNYRDLDIGITHNGKNSYAEGLVYGIKYFKENFNRLVKVKTAVDPDNFFRNEQTIPVSPSRKY; from the coding sequence ATGAGAAATCTTAGCAtcattctagcttcattcttGTTCTCGACCGTGGTTGCAATTTCATTTGCAGCTTCTGATCATTCTGTCCATCAGACATTTGTTCAATGTCTACAAAAGCATTCTTCACCCAACATTTCTGCAGTAATTTACACCCCAAACAACTCTTCATTTCCCACTGTTTTGCAAGCCTACATCAGAAATCTAAGATTCAATGAGTCCACCACAAGAAAGCCTTTCCTCATCCTCACTGCTTTGGATGTTTCTCATATCCAAGCAGCTATCATCTGCGCAAAAGCGCAAGGCCTACAGATGAAAACCCGAAGTGGAGGGCATGACTATGAGGGCGTTTCCTACATCTCTGAAGTCCCCTTCTTCATCCTTGACTTGTTCAACATTCGATCAATCAGTGTTAACATAGAAGAAGAGACAGCTTGGGTTCAAGTTGGAGCAACTCTTGGTGAAGTATACTACAGAATTTATGAGAAAAGCAAAGTTCATGGCTTCCCTGCCGGAGTTTGTCCCACAGTTGGCGTTGGGGGGCATTTCAGTGGGGGTGGCTACGGCAACATGATGAGGAAATATGGCCTTTCAGTAGACAATATTATTGATGCACAAATCATCGGTGTGAATGGCCGAATTCTAGACCGAGCAGCAATGGGAGAAGATCTGTTCTGGGCTATCACTGGAGGTGGAGCTTCGAGTTTTGGAGTTGCTCTTGCATACAAGATAAATCTGGTCCGTGTTCCCCCTAAAGTTACAGTGTTCAGGGTGGAAAGGACTTATGAGCAAAATGCAACGTTTCTTGTTCACAGGTGGCAGGAAGTTGCAGACAAGTTAGACAATGACATCTTCATAAGAATGATTATTGATGTGGTCAATAATAATCGTACAGGAGGTAAAACTATAAGATCAGCGTTCTTCACGCTGTTCTTGGGAGACTCGGCAAGACTTCTTTCTCTGATGAATGAAAGTTTTCCTGAATTGGGATTGCGGCAATCAGATTGCATGGAGATGAGTTGGGCTGAATCTGTAATTTACTACACCAGCTTCCCCCTTGGAACTCCTGTTGATATGCTTCTTAGCAGAGTTCCTCAAGTACTAACTCACCTGAAAAGGAAATCTGATTATTTGAAAAAGCCTATGCCAATAGAAGGCATAGAATTCATCTTCAAGAAAATGATTGAATTGCAGACTCCAGTCTTGACTTTCAATCCTTATGGAGGAAGAATGGCCGAGATTCCAGCCTCGGCCAAACCCTTTCCCCATAGAGCTGGGAATATTGCAAAGATTCAGTATGCAACAAACTGGGATCAAAATGGTGTCCAGACGGCCGAGTATTACATCAATTTGACCAGAGCTTTACATAAATATATGACTCCTTTTGTCTCCAAGTTCCCCAGGGAAGCATTTCTCAATTACAGAGATCTTGATATAGGGATCACCCATAATGGCAAGAACAGTTACGCGGAGGGACTTGTTTATGGAATTAAGTACTTCAAGGAAAATTTTAACAGATTGGTAAAAGTTAAGACCGCGGTTGATCCTGACAATTTCTTCAGGAATGAACAAACCATTCCGGTGTCTCCTTCTAGGAAATACTAA